One stretch of Armigeres subalbatus isolate Guangzhou_Male chromosome 2, GZ_Asu_2, whole genome shotgun sequence DNA includes these proteins:
- the LOC134215160 gene encoding uncharacterized protein LOC134215160, which yields MWFEILPSFGIITAILSVPGFALYGLHYLTLDNAYRRNTDERWERIMYVRDMRLTGDPYKANGLESIPDK from the exons ATGTGGTTCGAAATATTACCTTCCTTCGGGATTATCACGGCCATCCTGTCCGTTCCCGGATTCGCGCTGTATGGACTGCATTATCTGACACTGGATAAC GCCTACCGTCGTAATACCGATGAGAGATGGGAACGTATTATGTACGTCCGGGACATGAGACTCACAGGCGACCCTTACAAGGCAAAT GGCCTGGAATCAATTCCGGATAAGTAA